The following proteins come from a genomic window of Pseudomonas sp. J452:
- a CDS encoding EAL domain-containing protein, whose amino-acid sequence MQPTVSRPLRLAGIYILFSAAWILLSDQLLLALNLEPDTLSSVQTYKGLAFVVASSLLILFIARHDQRTQQALEISLRRNAEQLQQTQRDAGLGNWTFDGNFRWSAEALRLLERAPEHDSSSLEEFLGWLHPADRNAVQRALLSLFDGSSPLLVNARLNRPSNEAPVWLMLRGVRDARGNSQGTLQNISTQKRDEQALRESEQRFRQLFEQTPRIAVQGYDRERRVIFWNQASTQLYGYEVTDAMGRRLEELIIPTAMHAQVVSDINMWMIGGPAIPACELTLQHRDGSPVHVYSSHLLLRNARNQLELYCVDIDLGQQKQVHDELEASEARYRELVEQLHEAIFLTDSRGRLSFLNPSWQTITGYSINESLGRPLLDFIAGDHREALGQHISTILGRQNSSWLGEVRLLESDGHTRWISLRLAAGEQHGLGLHGSLSDIHQQRQTQALQEARNAVLDRMLAQRPLQDTLNDMVRRLEHINPEMLVSVLLVDKEQLQVVAAPSLPASYSTEVNGMPVQLGLGSCSHAAASGELTIVDDLSQHTNWVTLREQAAQAGLRACWSLPFKNDQGEVLGVFGIYYRRVTRPAADDIALVTEFTRLAGLAVRQHQRDAERLQSELRFRATFEQAAVGIAHLAPDGHWLRVNQRLCQMLGYSREDLVQLTFQDITYPDDLAADLELTNKLLNGEISRLNMEKRYLRRDGSLLWANLSATLVRHTNGMPHYFISVVEDIGLRKQQELALQQAATVFESTQEGVVIVDSRRRILTSNPAFTAITGLNPQQAIGRRLPLMPGSSVERTRYRTLWRKVEESGHWQGELNSRRQDGSRFPFWLTVSRVRGCDPLQPQYVLTFTDLSQYRDSQERLAHLVHFDTLTDLPNRLFANERLNHALEHAHRHHERVAVLFFDLDHFKTINEGLGHKVGDELLIAVARRLQQRLRNEDTLARLSSDEFLIVLENLQRPDEAASIARTLLELLERPLQLSNGREAYLGASIGISLYPDDGLSSDELLRNAEAALHQAKQEGRNTYRFYTEGLTHQAHSRLALEAQLRQALKRNEFSLHYQPLLDSDSGRPIGVEALLRWNSEQGMISPARFIPLAEDTGLIVPIGNWVLREACRQMQFWRQQGLDLKTLAVNLSPRQFRQADLLQQVRDALHDSGLPAECLELEITEGALMDNVEQARATLMSLKGLGLKLAVDDFGTGYSSLAYLRRFPLDKLKIDQSFMQGVPEDQANLEIVATIIGLARNLKLRVLAEGVETPAQLQALRQLGCEQCQGYLFSRPLSAIQLVNWLRGDHQSVG is encoded by the coding sequence ATGCAACCCACGGTTTCCCGGCCGCTGCGCTTGGCCGGTATTTATATCCTGTTCAGCGCCGCCTGGATTCTGCTCAGCGACCAACTGCTGCTGGCCCTGAATCTCGAACCGGATACCCTCAGCAGCGTGCAGACTTACAAGGGCCTGGCCTTTGTCGTGGCCAGCAGTCTGCTGATCCTGTTCATCGCCCGGCACGACCAGCGTACCCAGCAGGCCCTGGAAATCAGCCTGCGGCGCAACGCCGAGCAACTGCAGCAGACCCAGCGCGATGCCGGACTCGGCAACTGGACCTTCGATGGCAACTTCCGCTGGTCTGCCGAGGCCCTGCGCCTGCTGGAGCGCGCCCCCGAGCACGACAGCAGCAGCCTGGAGGAGTTTCTCGGCTGGCTCCACCCGGCCGACCGCAATGCCGTGCAGCGCGCCCTGCTCAGCCTGTTCGACGGCTCCTCGCCACTGCTGGTGAACGCCCGCCTCAATCGCCCGAGCAACGAAGCGCCAGTCTGGCTGATGCTGCGCGGCGTACGTGATGCCAGAGGCAACAGCCAGGGCACCCTGCAGAACATCAGCACACAGAAGCGCGACGAGCAGGCCCTGCGCGAAAGCGAGCAGCGTTTCCGCCAGCTGTTCGAGCAGACCCCGCGCATCGCCGTACAGGGCTACGACCGCGAACGCCGGGTGATCTTCTGGAACCAGGCGAGCACCCAGCTCTACGGCTACGAGGTGACCGACGCCATGGGCCGGCGCCTGGAAGAGCTGATCATCCCGACGGCCATGCATGCCCAGGTGGTCAGCGATATCAACATGTGGATGATCGGCGGCCCGGCTATCCCGGCCTGCGAACTGACCCTGCAACACCGCGATGGCAGCCCGGTGCACGTGTATTCCAGCCACCTGCTGCTACGCAATGCACGCAACCAGCTGGAGCTGTACTGCGTCGACATCGACCTCGGCCAGCAGAAGCAGGTGCACGACGAACTGGAAGCCAGCGAGGCGCGTTACCGCGAACTGGTCGAGCAGCTGCACGAGGCGATCTTCCTCACCGACAGCCGCGGACGCCTGAGTTTTCTCAACCCGTCCTGGCAGACCATCACCGGCTACAGCATCAACGAAAGCCTGGGCCGGCCCCTGCTGGACTTCATTGCCGGCGATCACCGCGAAGCGCTCGGCCAGCATATTTCCACCATTCTCGGACGCCAGAACAGCAGCTGGCTGGGTGAGGTACGTCTGCTCGAAAGCGATGGCCACACACGCTGGATTTCCCTGCGCCTAGCCGCTGGCGAGCAGCATGGCCTGGGCCTGCACGGCAGCCTCAGTGACATTCACCAGCAGCGCCAGACCCAGGCCCTGCAGGAAGCGCGCAATGCCGTGCTGGATCGCATGCTCGCTCAGCGCCCACTGCAGGACACCCTCAACGACATGGTGCGCCGCCTGGAGCACATCAACCCGGAAATGCTGGTGTCAGTGCTGCTGGTCGACAAGGAGCAGCTACAGGTCGTGGCCGCGCCCAGCCTGCCTGCCAGCTATTCGACAGAAGTAAACGGCATGCCGGTGCAGCTCGGCCTCGGCAGTTGCAGCCATGCCGCTGCCAGCGGCGAACTGACCATAGTCGATGACCTCAGCCAGCATACGAACTGGGTGACCCTGCGCGAACAGGCCGCCCAGGCCGGCCTACGCGCCTGCTGGTCGCTGCCGTTCAAGAACGACCAGGGCGAGGTACTCGGTGTATTCGGCATCTACTACCGGCGCGTGACTCGCCCGGCCGCCGACGACATAGCCCTGGTCACCGAGTTCACCCGCCTGGCCGGCCTCGCCGTGCGCCAGCACCAGCGCGATGCCGAACGCCTGCAGAGCGAACTGCGTTTCCGCGCCACCTTCGAGCAGGCGGCCGTCGGCATCGCCCATCTGGCACCGGACGGACACTGGCTCCGGGTCAACCAACGCCTGTGCCAGATGCTCGGCTACAGCCGCGAGGACCTAGTACAGCTGACTTTCCAGGACATCACCTACCCGGACGACCTGGCAGCGGATCTGGAGCTGACCAACAAACTGCTCAACGGCGAGATATCGCGCCTGAACATGGAGAAGCGCTACCTGCGCCGCGACGGCAGCCTGCTGTGGGCCAACCTCAGTGCCACCCTGGTGCGCCATACCAATGGTATGCCGCACTACTTTATCTCGGTGGTCGAGGACATCGGCCTGCGCAAGCAGCAGGAGCTGGCCCTGCAGCAGGCCGCCACGGTATTCGAAAGCACCCAGGAAGGCGTGGTCATCGTCGACTCGCGGCGGCGCATCCTCACCAGCAACCCGGCCTTCACCGCCATCACCGGGCTCAACCCGCAGCAGGCCATCGGCCGCCGCCTGCCGCTTATGCCGGGCAGCAGCGTCGAACGCACGCGTTACCGCACCCTGTGGCGCAAGGTCGAGGAAAGTGGTCATTGGCAGGGTGAACTGAACAGCCGCCGGCAGGACGGCTCGCGCTTCCCCTTCTGGCTCACGGTCAGCCGGGTACGCGGTTGCGATCCACTGCAGCCGCAGTACGTACTGACCTTCACCGATCTCAGCCAGTACCGCGACAGTCAAGAGCGCCTGGCTCATCTGGTGCACTTCGACACCCTCACCGACCTGCCCAACCGCCTGTTCGCCAACGAACGCCTCAACCATGCCCTCGAACACGCGCATCGGCATCACGAACGGGTGGCGGTGCTGTTCTTCGATCTCGACCACTTCAAGACCATCAACGAAGGCCTCGGCCACAAGGTCGGTGACGAACTGCTGATCGCCGTGGCGCGGCGCCTGCAGCAGCGCCTGCGCAACGAAGACACCCTGGCGCGGCTGAGCAGCGACGAGTTCCTCATCGTCCTGGAAAACCTGCAACGCCCCGATGAGGCGGCCAGCATCGCCCGCACCCTGCTCGAACTGCTGGAGCGCCCGCTGCAACTGAGCAATGGCCGCGAAGCCTACCTAGGCGCCAGCATCGGCATCAGCCTGTACCCGGACGACGGCCTGTCCAGCGACGAGCTGCTGCGCAACGCCGAGGCCGCCCTGCACCAGGCCAAGCAGGAAGGCCGCAACACCTACCGCTTCTACACCGAGGGTCTGACTCACCAGGCGCACAGTCGCCTGGCCCTGGAAGCACAGCTGCGCCAGGCGCTGAAACGCAACGAGTTCTCCCTGCACTACCAACCGCTGCTGGACAGCGACAGCGGCCGGCCGATCGGCGTGGAAGCCCTGCTGCGCTGGAACAGCGAGCAGGGCATGATCTCGCCGGCGCGCTTCATCCCGTTGGCCGAGGACACCGGACTGATCGTGCCGATCGGCAACTGGGTGCTGCGCGAAGCCTGCCGGCAGATGCAGTTCTGGCGCCAGCAAGGGCTTGATCTGAAGACCCTGGCGGTCAACTTGTCACCCCGCCAGTTCCGCCAGGCCGACCTGCTGCAGCAGGTGCGCGATGCCCTGCACGACAGCGGCCTGCCCGCCGAATGCCTGGAACTGGAGATTACCGAAGGCGCGCTGATGGACAACGTCGAGCAGGCGCGCGCCACCCTGATGTCCCTCAAGGGACTCGGCCTGAAGCTGGCGGTCGACGACTTCGGCACCGGCTATTCGTCGCTGGCCTACCTGCGGCGCTTCCCGCTGGACAAGCTGAAGATCGACCAGAGCTTCATGCAGGGCGTCCCCGAAGACCAGGCCAACCTGGAAATAGTCGCCACCATCATCGGCCTGGCGCGCAACCTCAAACTGCGCGTGTTGGCCGAAGGCGTGGAAACCCCGGCCCAGCTGCAGGCCTTGCGCCAGCTAGGTTGCGAGCAGTGCCAGGGTTATCTGTTCAGTCGCCCGCTGAGTGCCATTCAGCTGGTCAACTGGCTACGCGGCGACCATCAGTCGGTCGGTTGA
- a CDS encoding Bcr/CflA family multidrug efflux MFS transporter, with protein MNLRILLILGALSAFGPMAIDFYLPSFPTLAREFATDVEHVQLSLASYFVGIAFGQLLYGPLADRYGRRRPLLVGVLLFTLASLGCALAPSLDWLIAARFVQALGGCAGMAISRAVVRDLCDPLESAKTFSKLMLVMGVAPILAPMGGGVLLELFGWQSIFHGLMLFGALSLVGILLWLPETLPADGPRPALSGALRRYGQLLGDRQLIGNGLTGGVAMAGMFAYIAGSPFVFIDLYGVSAQNYGWLFGLNAAGFILTAQFNGWLLRHHGPRHWLQRTVWVYLLAGLAMLAVALAQPQALWPLMIPLFICLASLSCILPNASACAMAGQGNQAGSASALMGSLQFIVAAAAAGMVGVLHDGTARPMALIICVCGVLTVVLAIATARHARRQSLEF; from the coding sequence ATGAATTTACGCATCCTGCTGATCCTCGGTGCCCTGAGTGCCTTCGGGCCGATGGCCATCGACTTCTACCTGCCGAGCTTTCCGACGTTGGCCAGGGAGTTCGCCACCGATGTCGAGCATGTGCAGCTGTCGCTGGCGTCCTACTTCGTCGGTATCGCCTTTGGCCAACTGCTCTATGGGCCGCTGGCCGATCGCTATGGTCGGCGCCGGCCCCTGCTGGTCGGGGTCTTGTTGTTCACCCTGGCTTCGCTCGGCTGCGCCCTGGCGCCTAGCCTTGATTGGCTGATCGCCGCGCGTTTCGTCCAGGCCCTCGGCGGTTGCGCCGGCATGGCGATTTCCCGCGCGGTGGTGCGTGATCTGTGCGATCCGCTGGAGTCGGCCAAGACCTTTTCCAAGCTGATGCTGGTCATGGGCGTGGCACCGATCCTCGCGCCCATGGGCGGCGGCGTACTGCTGGAGCTGTTTGGCTGGCAGTCGATTTTCCATGGGCTGATGCTGTTCGGCGCGCTGAGCCTGGTCGGTATTCTGCTGTGGCTGCCGGAGACCCTGCCCGCCGATGGTCCGCGCCCGGCGTTGTCGGGTGCGCTGCGGCGCTACGGGCAATTGCTCGGCGACCGCCAACTGATCGGCAACGGCCTGACCGGGGGGGTGGCCATGGCCGGGATGTTTGCCTATATCGCCGGCTCGCCGTTCGTGTTCATCGACCTGTACGGGGTTTCGGCGCAGAACTATGGCTGGCTGTTCGGCTTGAATGCGGCTGGCTTCATCCTCACCGCCCAGTTCAACGGCTGGCTGCTGCGCCACCATGGTCCGCGGCACTGGCTGCAGCGTACGGTGTGGGTCTACCTGCTGGCGGGGCTGGCGATGCTCGCCGTGGCGTTGGCCCAACCCCAGGCGCTGTGGCCACTGATGATTCCGCTGTTTATCTGCCTCGCTAGCTTGTCGTGCATCCTGCCCAATGCATCGGCCTGCGCCATGGCCGGGCAGGGGAATCAGGCGGGCAGTGCTTCGGCGCTGATGGGCTCGTTGCAGTTCATCGTCGCGGCGGCAGCGGCGGGCATGGTCGGTGTGTTGCACGACGGTACGGCGCGGCCCATGGCATTGATCATCTGCGTGTGCGGTGTGCTGACGGTCGTGCTGGCAATCGCCACGGCACGCCATGCGCGGCGCCAGTCACTGGAGTTCTAG